In the Oncorhynchus nerka isolate Pitt River linkage group LG2, Oner_Uvic_2.0, whole genome shotgun sequence genome, one interval contains:
- the LOC115145288 gene encoding cytochrome c oxidase subunit 6C-1-like, with amino-acid sequence MSLAKPAMRGLLGKRLRFHLPIAFALSVVAAAAFKYGVTEPRKQAYADFYKHYDATKEFNNMREAGIFESVRPTGE; translated from the exons ATGTCTCTGGCTAAGCCTGCAATGCGAGGACTCCTCGGGAAGCGTCTGAGGTTCCACCTGCCCATCGCCTTCGCCCTGTCAGTGGTGGCTGCAGCAGCTTTCAAG TACGGCGTAACAGAACCAAGGAAACAGGCCTATGCCGATTTCTACAAACATTATGATGCCACAAAGGAGTTCAACAACATGAGGGAAGCTGGTATTTTTGAAAGTGTCAGGCCAACTGGTGAATAA